One Romboutsia sp. 13368 genomic window carries:
- the rbsB gene encoding ribose ABC transporter substrate-binding protein RbsB, protein MKKFLSIIMTTILASSLLVGCRQQDDGVQKIGLIVSTLNNPFFVDLKTGIENKAKELGYEVVVLDSQNDPAKEVSNMEDLTVKDVDIVLLNPVDSDSAIASVMIANNSDLPVMTVDRVANGGEVVSHIASDNVAGGDMAAKYLIEKLNGKGNIVELEGIAGSSATRDRGQGFNDGIKGSEFNVVAKQSADFDRTKGLTVMENIIQSKGNIDAVFAQNDEMALGAQKALEAANMKDVLIVGFDATDDAVEAVKQGKMAATVAQQPLLIGETAVDAVHKVLSGETIDSYIPVELKLITK, encoded by the coding sequence ATGAAAAAATTTCTTTCTATAATAATGACTACAATTTTAGCATCTAGCTTATTAGTTGGATGTAGACAACAAGATGACGGAGTACAAAAAATAGGATTAATAGTTTCAACACTAAATAATCCATTCTTCGTAGATTTAAAAACAGGAATAGAAAATAAAGCTAAGGAATTAGGATATGAAGTAGTAGTACTTGATTCTCAAAATGACCCGGCTAAAGAAGTTTCAAACATGGAAGACTTAACAGTTAAAGATGTTGATATAGTACTTTTAAACCCAGTTGACTCAGATTCAGCTATAGCATCAGTAATGATAGCTAATAACTCAGATTTACCAGTTATGACAGTAGATAGAGTTGCAAATGGTGGTGAAGTAGTATCTCATATAGCATCTGACAACGTAGCAGGTGGAGATATGGCTGCTAAGTACTTAATAGAAAAGCTAAATGGTAAAGGAAACATAGTAGARTTAGAAGGTATAGCAGGTTCTTCAGCTACTAGAGATAGAGGTCAAGGCTTCAATGACGGAATAAAAGGAAGCGAATTTAATGTAGTTGCTAAACAAAGTGCAGACTTTGATAGAACTAAAGGTCTTACAGTAATGGAAAATATAATCCAATCTAAAGGTAATATAGATGCAGTATTTGCTCAAAATGATGAAATGGCACTAGGTGCACAAAAAGCATTAGAAGCAGCAAATATGAAGGATGTATTAATAGTTGGATTTGATGCTACAGATGATGCTGTTGAAGCTGTTAAACAAGGTAAAATGGCAGCAACAGTTGCGCAACAACCATTACTAATAGGAGAAACTGCAGTTGATGCAGTTCATAAGGTATTAAGTGGTGAAACTATAGATAGTTATATACCAGTTGAATTAAAATTAATAACTAAGTAA
- the rbsC gene encoding ribose ABC transporter permease, whose product MTTQAMKQNTKKAIDKKEILDKYRSLIALVILVAVVSVLSPSFLTTKNIFNVLRQTSVNAIIAAGMTFVILTGGIDLSVGSILAISGAVCASMLVSGTNIVIAVLVALVIGGVVGFLNGFVIAKGKLQPFIATLATMTVLRGLTLVFTDGKPITLGSGDLAVAFGKIGGGSIFGIPTPAIIMILVFLICGYVLNQTTIGRHTYAVGSNEDAAKLSGLNTDKIKIAVYTISGILAAVAGIIITSRLFSAQPTAGESYELDAIAAVVLGGTSLTGGKGKISKTIIGALIMGVLSNALNLLDVSSYYQMMVKGVVILIAVLLDRKNK is encoded by the coding sequence ATGACAACACAAGCTATGAAACAAAATACAAAGAAAGCAATAGACAAAAAAGAGATTTTAGATAAATACAGAAGTTTAATAGCGTTAGTAATATTAGTAGCAGTTGTATCGGTACTAAGCCCATCATTTTTAACTACTAAAAATATATTTAACGTTTTAAGACAAACATCAGTAAATGCTATAATAGCAGCTGGTATGACATTTGTAATATTAACAGGTGGAATAGACTTATCAGTAGGATCAATACTTGCTATAAGTGGTGCAGTTTGTGCAAGTATGTTAGTATCAGGTACTAATATAGTAATAGCAGTATTAGTAGCTTTAGTAATAGGTGGAGTTGTAGGATTCTTAAACGGATTTGTTATAGCAAAAGGAAAATTACAACCATTCATAGCAACACTTGCAACAATGACAGTACTTAGAGGTTTAACATTAGTATTTACAGATGGTAAGCCAATAACACTTGGAAGTGGAGATTTAGCAGTAGCATTTGGAAAAATAGGTGGAGGAAGTATATTTGGTATACCAACACCAGCAATAATAATGATTTTAGTATTCTTAATATGTGGTTATGTACTTAACCAAACTACAATAGGTAGACATACATATGCAGTAGGATCAAATGAAGATGCAGCAAAATTATCAGGACTAAATACTGACAAAATAAAAATAGCAGTATACACAATAAGTGGTATATTAGCAGCAGTTGCTGGTATAATAATAACTTCAAGATTATTCTCAGCTCAACCAACAGCTGGTGAAAGTTATGAACTAGATGCAATAGCAGCAGTTGTACTTGGAGGAACTAGCTTAACTGGTGGTAAAGGTAAAATAAGCAAAACTATAATAGGTGCTTTAATAATGGGTGTATTAAGTAACGCACTTAACTTATTAGACGTRTCATCTTACTATCAAATGATGGTAAAAGGTGTAGTTATATTAATAGCTGTACTTTTAGATAGAAAAAACAAGTAG
- the rbsA gene encoding ribose ABC transporter ATP-binding protein RbsA has protein sequence MKTPILKMTNIIKEFPGVKALDGVNLELYEGKVMALMGENGAGKSTLMKILSGVYKKDGGQIFYNGVEEDIKGPKDATKKGIAIIHQELNLLKDLSIGENIFLGREFKKGFRVDFNKLHEEGDKLLKKLNVNRSSRELVENLSLGEQQMVEIAKALSLDAKIIIMDEPTDALTETETQSLFRVIEELKSEGKAIVYTSHRLKEIFEVCDYITVLRDGKYVGSEDLANLDEDKMIEMMVGRKLTDQFPRVEIEPGKTILKVEDLNNEYVNNINFEVRAGEVVGIAGLMGAGRSELAKTIYGHIKKQSGKIILNGKEINNKSAQDGLLNRIAYVSEDRKGDGLLVDLSVRENMTLSSLNRISKGLIIDKKHENERVDSYIERINIKTPSKEQLIRNLSGGNQQKVAIAKALMIHPEVLILDEPTRGVDVGAKKEIYDLINEFKSQGKAVIMISSEMPEILGLSDRILVLSQGRITGEFDIKDASQEAILKCAVETKEAI, from the coding sequence ATGAAGACACCAATTCTAAAAATGACAAATATAATAAAAGAGTTTCCAGGCGTTAAAGCTTTAGATGGAGTTAATTTAGAACTTTATGAAGGTAAAGTTATGGCTCTTATGGGTGAAAATGGAGCTGGAAAATCTACACTTATGAAAATATTAAGTGGAGTATACAAAAAAGATGGAGGTCAAATCTTCTATAACGGAGTTGAAGAAGATATAAAAGGACCTAAAGATGCTACTAAAAAAGGTATAGCAATAATACATCAAGAGTTAAACTTACTTAAGGATTTAAGTATAGGAGAAAATATATTCTTAGGTCGTGAATTTAAAAAAGGTTTTAGAGTAGACTTTAATAAACTTCATGAAGAAGGAGATAAATTACTTAAAAAACTAAACGTAAATAGAAGCTCAAGAGAATTGGTTGAAAACCTAAGCTTAGGTGAACAACAAATGGTTGAAATAGCAAAAGCCTTATCTTTAGATGCAAAAATAATAATAATGGATGAGCCAACAGATGCTCTTACTGAAACAGAAACTCAAAGTTTATTCAGAGTTATAGAAGAATTAAAATCAGAAGGTAAAGCTATAGTATATACTTCACATAGATTAAAAGAAATATTTGAAGTATGTGATTACATAACTGTTTTAAGAGATGGAAAATACGTAGGTAGCGAAGATTTAGCTAACTTAGATGAAGATAAAATGATAGAAATGATGGTAGGTAGAAAGCTTACAGACCAATTCCCAAGAGTTGAAATAGAACCTGGAAAAACAATATTAAAGGTTGAAGACTTAAACAATGAATATGTAAATAACATAAACTTTGAAGTTAGAGCTGGAGAAGTTGTTGGTATAGCAGGTCTTATGGGGGCTGGTAGAAGTGAACTTGCAAAAACTATATACGGTCATATAAAAAAGCAAAGTGGTAAGATAATACTTAACGGAAAAGAGATAAACAACAAAAGTGCACAAGATGGATTATTAAACAGAATAGCTTATGTTAGTGAAGATAGAAAAGGTGATGGATTATTAGTTGATTTATCAGTAAGAGAAAACATGACTTTATCATCATTAAACAGAATAAGTAAAGGATTAATAATAGATAAAAAACATGAAAATGAAAGAGTTGACTCTTACATAGAAAGAATAAACATAAAAACACCAAGTAAAGAGCAATTAATAAGAAACTTAAGTGGTGGTAACCAACAAAAGGTTGCAATAGCAAAAGCTTTAATGATACACCCAGAGGTATTAATACTTGATGAACCTACTAGAGGGGTTGACGTTGGTGCTAAAAAAGAAATATATGATTTAATAAATGAATTCAAATCTCAAGGAAAAGCAGTAATAATGATATCTTCTGAAATGCCAGAAATATTAGGATTAAGTGATAGAATATTAGTACTTAGCCAAGGAAGAATTACTGGAGAATTTGACATAAAAGACGCAAGCCAAGAAGCCATATTAAAATGCGCAGTAGAAACTAAGGAGGCAATATAG
- the rbsD gene encoding D-ribose pyranase, translated as MKKTKMINSELSYTISKMGHTDSLTIGDCGLPIPDEVKRIDLALTHNIPTFIQTLDVVLEELCVEEVVIAEEMLDKNMAVYEEILKRFENIKITKVSHEEFKNLTKESKAVVRTGECSPYANIILKSGVVF; from the coding sequence ATGAAAAAGACTAAAATGATAAACAGCGAATTATCATACACAATATCTAAAATGGGACACACTGATAGTTTGACTATAGGTGACTGTGGTCTTCCTATACCAGATGAAGTTAAAAGAATAGATTTAGCTTTAACTCACAATATTCCTACATTTATACAAACATTAGATGTAGTTTTAGAAGAACTATGTGTTGAAGAAGTTGTAATTGCCGAGGAAATGTTAGACAAAAATATGGCAGTATATGAAGAAATATTAAAGAGGTTTGAAAATATAAAGATAACAAAAGTTTCACATGAAGAATTTAAGAACTTAACTAAGGAAAGCAAAGCAGTAGTAAGAACTGGAGAATGTAGTCCTTACGCAAATATAATATTAAAATCAGGAGTTGTATTTTAA
- the rbsK gene encoding ribokinase, translating into MKNICVIGSLNMDLVVNVDAMPKPGQTIIGSNFKEVPGGKGANQAVAMARLNGNVSMIGKVGEDGFGQTLINSLKNDKVDTTYIQTAPCATGVALITVDKNAQNSIVVSPGANFEVKENDIDNNIEGIKNSDIVVLQLETPLDTIKYALNKAKELNKYTILNPAPAVKLDDEIIKNVDLLTPNETELEIISGVSIETEEDIQKAAQVMIEKGVKELIVTLGSKGSLYINKERSMFKKAYKVEAVDTTAAGDSYTGALAVALSQDKGMEEAMDFASKVGALSVLKEGAQSSLPTLEDVENFRG; encoded by the coding sequence ATGAAGAATATATGTGTTATAGGAAGCTTAAACATGGATTTAGTGGTTAATGTAGATGCAATGCCAAAGCCAGGTCAAACAATAATAGGAAGCAACTTTAAAGAAGTACCGGGCGGAAAGGGTGCTAATCAAGCAGTTGCTATGGCAAGATTAAATGGAAATGTATCTATGATAGGTAAAGTTGGTGAAGACGGATTTGGACAAACTTTAATAAACTCACTAAAAAATGATAAAGTAGATACTACATATATACAAACTGCTCCATGTGCAACAGGGGTAGCACTTATAACTGTAGATAAGAATGCACAAAATTCTATAGTAGTTTCACCAGGGGCTAACTTTGAAGTTAAGGAAAATGATATAGACAATAATATAGAAGGTATAAAAAATAGTGATATAGTAGTACTTCAACTTGAAACACCACTTGACACTATAAAGTATGCATTAAATAAAGCAAAAGAAYTAAATAAGTATACAATATTAAATCCAGCACCAGCTGTTAAGTTAGATGATGAAATAATAAAAAATGTTGATTTATTAACTCCTAACGAAACAGAACTTGAAATAATAAGTGGAGTAAGTATAGAAACTGAAGAAGATATACAAAAAGCTGCACAAGTAATGATAGAAAAAGGTGTAAAGGAACTTATAGTAACACTAGGTTCTAAAGGAAGTTTATATATAAATAAAGAAAGAAGTATGTTTAAAAAAGCATATAAAGTAGAAGCTGTAGATACTACTGCAGCAGGAGATAGCTACACAGGAGCATTAGCTGTGGCTTTATCTCAAGATAAAGGTATGGAAGAAGCTATGGACTTTGCATCAAAAGTAGGAGCACTTTCAGTTTTAAAAGAAGGAGCTCAAAGTTCATTACCAACATTAGAGGATGTAGAGAATTTTAGGGGGTAG
- a CDS encoding lysophospholipid acyltransferase family protein, producing the protein MPKLNRIKKNPDNFTNIEIYDFLHNHAKKSLKKVNINLTIKGKDNIPNTPVLYICNHASMLDSFILFTSIDEPIGCVVADEPVWRSMPIVSTWAKLTKCVYINREDNRQGIKSINDAANNILNGQSMAIFPEGDLTWVKDPNAIISDFRNGALKIAYKAKCPIVPFVIKNSKGTYEGFQPIGKINSKNVEVEFLPPIYDHIENPKLKTVELGDYIRNKMIESISIFXXGFTFFI; encoded by the coding sequence ATGCCAAAGCTTAATAGAATAAAGAAAAATCCTGACAACTTTACTAATATAGAAATATATGATTTTCTACATAATCACGCTAAAAAGTCTTTAAAAAAAGTCAATATAAACCTCACTATAAAAGGAAAAGATAATATACCAAATACTCCAGTTTTATATATATGCAATCATGCAAGTATGTTAGATAGCTTTATACTATTTACAAGCATTGATGAACCTATAGGATGTGTTGTTGCTGATGAACCAGTTTGGAGAAGTATGCCTATAGTAAGTACTTGGGCAAAATTAACTAAATGTGTTTATATAAATAGAGAAGACAACAGACAGGGTATAAAAAGTATAAATGATGCAGCGAATAATATATTAAATGGACAAAGTATGGCTATTTTCCCTGAAGGAGATTTAACATGGGTAAAGGATCCAAATGCAATTATATCTGATTTTAGAAATGGAGCATTAAAAATTGCTTATAAAGCAAAATGCCCTATAGTCCCTTTTGTTATAAAAAACTCTAAAGGTACTTATGAAGGTTTTCAACCTATAGGTAAAATAAATTCAAAAAATGTTGAAGTTGAATTTTTACCACCTATATACGATCATATAGAAAATCCAAAACTAAAAACTGTTGAACTTGGAGATTATATAAGAAATAAAATGATAGAATCAATAAGTATATTTNATAYMGGATTTACCTTTTTCATTTAA
- the moaA gene encoding GTP 3',8-cyclase MoaA, protein MLDEYGRKIDYARISLTDKCNLKCVYCMPEDRVYENKLINDTLSPFDYKFIINGLAQIGISKIRFTGGEPLLYPNLIELIRYTHFECNIDDIAITTNGIGLDKIAYELKENGLKTVNISLDSLKSYKYKSITRGGNLTEVLKSINKCLELGINVKINCVVIKGFNDDEIYDFIDMTNYYPIDIRFIELMPLGEGRSFYEDGYFNITNFIDKIDTIYKLEDEIGSTAKLYKLNHAKGRVGVITPLSCSFCNTCNRIRVTSNGKIKPCLHSNEEIDIRFYLNKPMIFKEVLKESIYKKPLKHNLLENNCSETNRPMYKIGG, encoded by the coding sequence ATGTTAGATGAATATGGAAGAAAGATAGACTATGCTAGAATATCTCTTACAGATAAATGTAATTTAAAATGTGTTTACTGTATGCCAGAGGATAGAGTATATGAAAATAAATTAATAAATGATACTTTATCTCCTTTTGATTATAAATTTATAATCAATGGACTAGCTCAAATTGGAATAAGTAAAATTAGATTTACTGGTGGAGAACCATTATTATATCCTAATCTTATTGAGTTAATAAGATATACACATTTTGAATGTAATATAGATGATATAGCTATAACTACAAATGGAATAGGACTAGATAAGATAGCTTATGAATTAAAAGAAAATGGATTGAAAACTGTTAATATAAGTTTAGATTCACTTAAATCATATAAATATAAAAGTATAACAAGAGGTGGAAATTTAACAGAAGTATTAAAATCTATAAATAAGTGTCTAGAATTAGGTATAAATGTAAAAATAAATTGTGTTGTTATTAAAGGATTTAATGATGATGAAATTTATGATTTTATAGATATGACTAACTATTATCCTATAGATATTAGATTTATAGAATTAATGCCTCTTGGCGAAGGTAGAAGTTTTTATGAAGATGGATACTTTAACATAACTAATTTTATAGATAAAATAGATACAATATATAAGTTAGAAGATGAAATAGGGTCAACTGCTAAGTTATATAAGTTAAATCATGCTAAAGGTAGAGTAGGAGTAATAACACCTCTTAGTTGTTCGTTCTGCAATACGTGTAATAGAATTAGGGTTACATCAAATGGAAAAATAAAACCTTGTCTTCATTCAAATGAGGAAATAGATATAAGATTTTATTTAAATAAACCAATGATATTTAAGGAAGTATTAAAGGAAAGTATATATAAAAAGCCATTAAAACATAATCTATTAGAAAATAATTGTAGTGAAACTAATAGACCAATGTACAAAATAGGTGGATAA
- a CDS encoding CoA-binding protein: MNLLKNRSWAVVIIDKSEDSKEVKFIKLLKNNNCKVVGINFNNYNSEEFSIYESLKDVPHNIDVVAILKESVHNYYIIDEMELLDIKNIYFDKD, encoded by the coding sequence ATGAATTTGCTTAAGAATAGATCTTGGGCTGTGGTAATTATAGATAAAAGTGAAGATTCTAAAGAAGTTAAATTTATAAAGTTATTAAAAAATAATAACTGTAAAGTTGTTGGTATTAATTTTAATAACTATAATTCGGAGGAATTTTCAATATATGAAAGCCTAAAAGATGTGCCACATAATATAGACGTAGTTGCTATATTAAAAGAATCAGTACATAATTATTATATAATAGATGAAATGGAACTTTTAGATATAAAGAATATATATTTTGATAAAGATAG
- a CDS encoding alanine/glycine:cation symporter family protein, producing the protein MDMILKLVDTTNTFLWSYVLIVMLIALGLYFTFRTKFVQFRYFKEMFRLLGDGASKGAKKDGKVSSFQAFCISTSSRVGTGNIAGIAIAIIAGGPGAIFWMWLIALIGSASSFVESTLAQIYKVKDGDSFRGGPAYYIKQGLNNKWLGATFAILITISFGFIFNAVQANTIATSFNSAFGADKLIIGLVLCVLTSLIIFGGVHRIAKVSETIVPIFAGLYILVALFIIATNLNQLPGVFKLIFESAFGMREIAMGTMGGMMLTGIKRGLFSNEAGMGSAPNAAATADVAHPVEQGLIQTLGVFTDTIVICSCTAFIILLYPTYMETGLTGIELTQAALSSHIGPIGNIFIAVCIFLFAFSSIVGNYYYGQSNMEFLNLSKKGLNIFRILVIGMVLFGALVKVEIVWNLADVFMGLMAVINLIAIALLGKYAFAALDDYTKQKKSGIKKPVFYASSIKGLENVECWTDDNASEKAI; encoded by the coding sequence ATGGATATGATACTTAAATTAGTAGATACGACTAATACATTTTTATGGTCTTATGTATTAATAGTAATGTTAATAGCATTAGGGCTTTACTTTACATTTAGAACAAAATTTGTTCAATTTAGATATTTTAAAGAAATGTTTAGATTATTAGGTGATGGAGCATCTAAGGGTGCTAAAAAAGATGGAAAGGTTTCATCTTTTCAAGCATTCTGTATAAGTACATCATCAAGAGTTGGAACAGGAAACATAGCAGGAATTGCAATAGCAATTATAGCAGGTGGACCTGGTGCTATATTTTGGATGTGGCTTATAGCCTTAATTGGTTCAGCATCAAGTTTTGTTGAAAGTACATTAGCTCAAATATATAAAGTAAAAGATGGAGACTCATTTAGAGGTGGACCAGCTTATTATATAAAACAAGGATTAAATAATAAATGGTTAGGTGCAACTTTTGCAATATTAATAACTATATCTTTTGGATTTATATTTAATGCAGTTCAAGCTAATACTATAGCTACATCATTTAATAGTGCATTTGGAGCAGATAAGCTAATAATAGGATTAGTACTTTGTGTTTTAACATCACTTATTATATTTGGTGGAGTGCATAGAATTGCTAAGGTTTCTGAAACGATAGTTCCTATATTTGCAGGACTTTATATATTAGTTGCATTATTTATAATAGCTACTAACTTAAATCAATTACCAGGAGTATTTAAATTAATATTTGAAAGTGCTTTTGGTATGAGAGAAATAGCTATGGGTACTATGGGTGGTATGATGTTAACGGGTATAAAAAGAGGATTATTCTCTAATGAAGCAGGTATGGGTTCAGCACCTAATGCAGCAGCTACAGCTGATGTAGCTCATCCAGTAGAACAAGGATTAATACAAACTTTAGGAGTATTTACAGATACTATAGTTATATGTAGTTGTACTGCATTTATAATACTTTTATACCCAACATATATGGAAACTGGGCTAACAGGTATAGAGCTTACACAAGCTGCGTTATCATCTCATATAGGACCTATAGGAAATATATTTATAGCAGTTTGTATATTCTTATTTGCATTTAGTTCTATAGTAGGTAACTATTATTATGGACAATCTAATATGGAATTTTTAAACTTAAGTAAAAAAGGATTAAATATATTTAGAATACTTGTTATAGGTATGGTTTTATTTGGTGCACTTGTAAAAGTAGAAATAGTTTGGAATTTAGCTGACGTATTTATGGGACTTATGGCTGTTATAAACTTAATAGCTATAGCATTATTAGGAAAATATGCATTTGCAGCATTAGATGATTATACTAAACAAAAGAAATCAGGAATTAAAAAACCGGTATTCTATGCATCTAGTATAAAAGGACTAGAAAACGTAGAGTGTTGGACAGATGATAATGCTTCAGAAAAAGCAATATAA
- a CDS encoding NAD(P)/FAD-dependent oxidoreductase: MRYDIAIVGSGPAGISAAINAKIRNKNIIVFGNENLSNKLVKAPSIDNYLGFYEISGEDLKDKFQNHLNEMGIEITYKKINNIYAMGDYFALMSGNDMYESTTVILATGVEYGKPIKGEEEFLGKGVGYCATCDAPLYKDKKVAIIGYNKESQEEANFLNEIASKTYFIPMYKNDPLMRSSHELDSSIEIINDRPVQIKGETLVNKVSFKEKEIDVDGVFVIKDSASPKSLVPGIETDGPHIKVDINMQTSIAGCFAAGDCAGKPYSYIKSAGQGQIAAINAVSHLDKLKIAAKNNK; the protein is encoded by the coding sequence ATGAGATATGATATAGCTATAGTAGGAAGTGGACCTGCGGGTATTTCAGCTGCAATAAATGCAAAAATAAGAAATAAAAATATCATAGTATTTGGTAATGAAAATTTAAGTAATAAATTAGTAAAAGCACCATCAATAGATAACTACTTAGGGTTTTACGAAATAAGTGGTGAAGATTTAAAAGATAAATTTCAAAATCATTTAAATGAAATGGGCATTGAAATAACATATAAAAAAATAAATAATATATACGCTATGGGTGATTACTTTGCTCTAATGTCAGGCAATGACATGTATGAGTCTACAACTGTTATATTAGCTACAGGAGTAGAGTATGGAAAACCTATAAAAGGTGAAGAAGAATTTTTAGGTAAAGGTGTTGGATACTGTGCTACTTGCGATGCGCCTTTATATAAAGATAAAAAAGTAGCTATAATAGGATACAATAAAGAATCTCAAGAAGAAGCTAACTTCTTAAATGAAATAGCATCTAAAACTTATTTTATACCTATGTATAAAAATGATCCTTTAATGAGATCATCTCATGAATTAGATAGTAGTATAGAGATAATAAATGATAGACCAGTACAAATCAAAGGTGAAACTTTAGTAAATAAGGTTTCATTTAAGGAAAAAGAGATAGATGTAGATGGAGTATTTGTAATAAAGGATAGTGCATCTCCTAAATCACTAGTACCTGGTATAGAAACTGATGGACCTCATATTAAGGTAGATATTAATATGCAAACAAGTATAGCTGGATGTTTTGCAGCTGGAGACTGTGCAGGTAAACCATATTCTTATATAAAATCTGCAGGACAAGGTCAAATAGCTGCAATAAATGCAGTTTCTCATTTAGATAAACTAAAAATAGCAGCAAAAAATAATAAATAA
- the trxA gene encoding thioredoxin translates to MAKIINTAQFRGSVEENQGVVVVDFFATWCGPCKMLAPVFEQAGEEMKNDATFLKVDIDQSLEIAQKFRISTVPTMIIFKDGKPVESLVGFMPKEAIVQKVKSHL, encoded by the coding sequence ATGGCTAAAATAATAAATACAGCTCAATTTAGAGGAAGCGTTGAAGAAAATCAAGGAGTAGTTGTAGTAGATTTCTTCGCAACTTGGTGTGGACCTTGTAAAATGTTAGCACCAGTATTTGAACAAGCAGGGGAAGAAATGAAAAATGATGCTACATTCTTAAAAGTTGATATAGATCAAAGCTTAGAAATAGCACAAAAGTTTAGAATATCTACAGTACCTACAATGATAATATTTAAAGATGGTAAGCCTGTAGAATCTTTAGTAGGATTTATGCCGAAGGAAGCAATAGTTCAAAAAGTTAAATCACATTTATAA
- a CDS encoding sensor histidine kinase: protein MINKSVLKKTKSRLIKINIGVVFGFLILFSIFIYTYFSGVTYNSIDDKLKDELESITMQFSRHSIAYPVTKYPSNMIYIYKDDRIRYFTHQDGYFDDVAPKRYENKLNDIFTFSENGYTFRMLNVQIDDYQIQIVRNIDTEINSLRQLIFVFIIGILISTIITYYLAIYITKNALIPIENAWNNQAKFIQDASHELRTPISIVSSKLERMLKNPNNTISDEVETIADAMSEIRRSKKMINDLLSLTKEEAIIKLNISEVNIKSFIDDLCMDYYDIAKIQNKKFNIYFSLKNEIILTDKNKLKQLILIFIDNAFKYTKSEDYININVKQQDNLDIEIYIIDSGIGIKKEDLPYIFDRFFRSENVRDKDIDGSGIGLSIAKLLAINLGMKIDARCENGETKFKIIIPNKKVDKII, encoded by the coding sequence ATGATAAATAAGTCTGTATTAAAAAAAACTAAATCAAGACTTATAAAAATTAACATAGGAGTAGTTTTTGGTTTTTTAATTTTATTTTCTATATTTATATATACATATTTTAGTGGAGTTACATATAACAGTATAGATGATAAATTAAAGGATGAATTAGAATCTATAACTATGCAATTTTCAAGACATTCGATTGCTTATCCAGTAACAAAATATCCAAGTAATATGATTTATATATATAAAGATGATAGAATAAGATATTTTACACATCAAGATGGGTATTTTGACGACGTAGCTCCAAAACGATATGAAAATAAGTTAAATGATATATTTACATTTAGTGAAAATGGATATACCTTTAGAATGTTAAATGTACAAATAGATGATTATCAAATTCAGATAGTTAGAAATATAGATACAGAGATAAACTCACTTAGACAACTTATATTCGTATTTATAATAGGAATATTAATATCTACTATTATCACTTATTATTTAGCAATATATATAACTAAAAATGCATTAATACCTATAGAAAATGCTTGGAACAATCAAGCTAAATTTATACAAGATGCATCTCATGAGCTTAGAACACCTATATCTATAGTTTCATCTAAATTAGAGAGAATGTTAAAAAATCCAAATAATACTATAAGCGATGAAGTTGAAACTATAGCAGATGCTATGAGTGAAATAAGAAGAAGTAAAAAAATGATAAATGATTTATTATCATTAACAAAGGAAGAAGCTATAATTAAACTTAATATAAGTGAAGTTAACATAAAGTCATTTATTGATGATTTATGTATGGACTATTATGACATAGCTAAAATACAAAATAAAAAGTTTAATATATATTTTAGTTTAAAGAATGAAATAATATTAACAGATAAAAATAAATTAAAACAACTTATATTAATATTTATAGATAATGCATTTAAATATACAAAATCAGAAGACTATATAAATATAAATGTAAAGCAACAAGACAATTTAGATATAGAAATTTATATAATAGATAGTGGGATAGGAATAAAAAAAGAAGATTTACCTTATATCTTTGATAGATTTTTCAGAAGTGAGAATGTTAGAGATAAAGATATAGATGGTTCTGGAATTGGTTTATCTATTGCCAAATTATTAGCTATAAATTTAGGAATGAAGATAGATGCACGGTGTGAGAATGGAGAGACTAAATTTAAAATAATTATACCTAATAAAAAAGTTGATAAAATCATATAA